One window from the genome of Candidatus Didemnitutus sp. encodes:
- the lepA gene encoding translation elongation factor 4 — protein sequence MADLLTRNFCIIAHVDHGKTTLSDRLLEYTNTVSQRVLTDQHLDAMDLEKERGITIKMHPVVMHYPAKDGKTYKLHLTDTPGHVDFSYEVSRSLAACEGALLLIDAAQGVEAQTVANAHLAFNQGLKVIPVINKIDLPSANLELCIKQLEDILTIPGEEAILASGKAGIGIQDILEAVVTRIPAPRWTDYPTLRALVFDSKYDSYRGVISYARVFSGTIKAGEMMMLMSTGQRSEVKEVGVFRPAMEKVSELGPGDVGYIVSNIKSTDEIKIGDTVTHANKPASEMLPGYKEVRPMVYCGLYPLESDDYEKLKVALGKLRLNDSALVYQTESSVALGFGFRAGFLGLLHMEVIQERIRREYDVDIISTYPSVVYKVTNHAKETIEVDNPVDLPDPASILEIAEPTIKAQIHIPNEFMGDIMNLIMEKRGSLDHTDTLDGARVMLTCVLPLNEILVDFNDRLKSITRGYGSMDYELGEYRASDLVKMDILVNSDPVDAFASIVHRSKAETQGRALCEKLADIIPPQMFKIAVQAAIGGKIIARDNVREMRKDVTAKCYGGDISRKRKLLEKQKEGKKKMKQIGKVSIPPDAFIQVLKTNN from the coding sequence ATGGCCGATTTGCTCACTCGAAATTTCTGCATCATCGCACACGTCGATCACGGCAAGACGACGCTGTCCGACCGCCTGCTCGAATACACGAACACCGTGTCGCAGCGCGTGCTGACCGATCAGCACCTCGACGCGATGGACCTCGAGAAGGAGCGCGGCATCACGATCAAGATGCACCCGGTCGTGATGCATTACCCGGCGAAGGACGGCAAAACCTACAAACTGCACCTCACCGATACACCGGGACACGTGGACTTCTCCTACGAGGTCTCGCGCTCGCTCGCGGCGTGCGAAGGCGCGCTGTTGCTCATCGACGCCGCCCAGGGTGTCGAGGCGCAGACCGTCGCGAACGCGCACCTCGCCTTCAACCAAGGCCTCAAGGTCATCCCGGTCATCAACAAGATCGACCTGCCGAGCGCGAATCTCGAACTCTGCATCAAGCAGCTTGAGGACATCCTCACGATTCCGGGTGAAGAGGCGATTCTCGCCAGCGGCAAGGCCGGCATTGGAATTCAGGACATTCTCGAGGCTGTCGTGACGCGCATCCCGGCGCCGCGTTGGACGGATTACCCGACACTGCGCGCACTCGTGTTCGACTCGAAATACGATTCCTACCGCGGCGTGATTTCCTACGCGCGTGTCTTCTCCGGCACGATCAAGGCCGGCGAAATGATGATGCTGATGAGCACCGGCCAGCGCTCCGAAGTGAAGGAAGTCGGTGTGTTCCGCCCGGCGATGGAGAAGGTGAGCGAACTCGGCCCGGGCGACGTCGGCTACATCGTCTCGAACATCAAGAGCACCGACGAAATCAAGATCGGCGACACCGTCACGCATGCCAACAAGCCCGCGAGCGAGATGCTGCCCGGCTACAAGGAAGTCCGCCCGATGGTCTACTGCGGCCTCTATCCGCTCGAGTCCGACGATTACGAGAAACTCAAGGTCGCGCTCGGCAAACTGCGCCTCAACGACTCCGCACTCGTCTATCAGACCGAGTCGTCCGTCGCGCTCGGCTTCGGCTTTCGCGCGGGCTTCCTCGGCCTGCTGCACATGGAAGTCATCCAGGAGCGCATCCGCCGCGAATACGACGTCGACATCATCTCCACCTATCCGAGCGTCGTCTACAAGGTCACGAACCACGCGAAGGAAACGATCGAGGTCGATAACCCCGTCGATCTCCCGGATCCGGCCTCGATCCTCGAAATCGCCGAGCCGACGATCAAGGCGCAGATCCATATCCCGAACGAGTTCATGGGCGACATCATGAATCTCATCATGGAAAAGCGCGGTTCGCTCGACCACACCGACACGCTCGACGGCGCCCGCGTCATGCTCACCTGCGTGCTGCCGCTCAACGAGATCCTCGTCGATTTCAACGATCGCCTGAAGAGCATCACGCGCGGCTACGGCTCCATGGATTACGAGCTCGGCGAATATCGCGCGTCCGACCTCGTGAAGATGGACATCCTGGTAAACAGCGACCCGGTCGACGCATTCGCGAGCATCGTGCACCGCTCGAAAGCCGAGACCCAGGGCCGTGCGCTCTGCGAGAAATTGGCCGACATTATTCCGCCGCAGATGTTCAAGATCGCCGTGCAGGCCGCCATCGGCGGCAAGATCATCGCGCGCGACAACGTCCGCGAGATGCGCAAGGACGTCACCGCGAAGTGCTACGGCGGCGACATCTCCCGCAAGCGCAAGCTCCTCGAAAAGCAGAAAGAGGGTAAGAAGAAGATGAAGCAGATCGGCAAAGTCTCCATCCCTCCGGACGCCTTCATTCAGGTTCTCAAAACCAACAACTGA
- the lepB gene encoding signal peptidase I → MFDFLLSEEKKMRRHAANWLEVAERIYNFRRDQLPAAQVQQLVAASGDLKLRLKDKADASKLKMAIEKLEDVLRQTGGRIYPTSSLVENVEFFLVAAIVILGLRAYFVQPFKIPTNSMWPTYYGMTHELIKPGEEPGVLGRLGRLLAFGATHYQATAAADGEVLVPALKFQDGEFHVVSTQRAGRALGFFPTTYRVYTFLVNGTPTELEVPADFGFERVLDEAFGGKNRPFTRVLREQALSSGRTPESSILTISAGGRTFDQRVYWIPVGKQVKRGEPILSFDILTGDLLFVDRITYNFFPPKVGQGFVFKTENIHSDAMTGPNGEQLRQYYIKRLVGTPGDKIEVRAPKFVRDGGDNSNDPAAQLFRNGAPIAGADAFKANSEKRGLYPGYTNVGLLGIGNVVEVPANSFMALGDNSPNSADSRYWGFIPDKDVVGKPLFIYYPLTRRWGLAR, encoded by the coding sequence GTGTTCGACTTTCTCCTCTCCGAAGAAAAAAAGATGCGGCGCCATGCCGCGAACTGGCTCGAAGTCGCCGAGCGCATCTACAACTTCCGCCGCGACCAACTGCCTGCTGCGCAGGTCCAGCAACTCGTCGCCGCCAGCGGCGACCTCAAGCTGCGCCTCAAGGACAAGGCCGACGCCTCGAAGCTCAAGATGGCGATCGAGAAGCTCGAGGACGTCCTCCGCCAGACCGGCGGCCGCATTTATCCGACCTCGTCGCTGGTCGAGAACGTCGAGTTCTTCCTCGTCGCCGCGATCGTGATTCTCGGCCTGCGCGCGTATTTCGTGCAGCCATTCAAGATCCCGACGAACTCGATGTGGCCGACCTACTACGGCATGACGCACGAGCTCATCAAACCGGGCGAGGAGCCTGGTGTGCTCGGCCGCCTCGGCCGCCTGCTTGCATTCGGCGCGACGCACTACCAGGCCACCGCTGCCGCCGATGGCGAAGTGCTCGTGCCCGCGTTGAAGTTTCAGGATGGTGAATTCCACGTGGTGTCGACCCAACGCGCTGGACGCGCGCTCGGCTTTTTCCCGACGACTTACCGCGTCTACACCTTCCTGGTGAACGGAACACCCACCGAACTGGAGGTGCCGGCGGACTTCGGCTTCGAGCGCGTGCTCGACGAGGCCTTCGGCGGCAAGAACCGTCCTTTCACCCGCGTGCTCCGGGAGCAGGCGCTGAGTAGCGGTCGCACGCCGGAGTCCTCGATTCTCACGATTTCCGCCGGCGGACGCACCTTTGACCAACGCGTCTACTGGATTCCCGTGGGCAAGCAGGTGAAGCGCGGCGAGCCGATCCTGTCGTTCGACATTTTGACGGGCGATCTGCTGTTCGTGGATCGCATCACCTACAATTTCTTCCCGCCGAAGGTGGGGCAGGGCTTCGTTTTCAAGACCGAGAACATCCACAGCGACGCGATGACCGGACCAAACGGCGAGCAGTTGCGCCAATACTACATCAAGCGCCTCGTCGGCACTCCCGGCGACAAGATCGAGGTCCGCGCGCCCAAATTCGTCCGCGACGGCGGCGACAACTCGAACGATCCCGCCGCACAGCTTTTTCGCAACGGCGCGCCCATCGCCGGCGCCGACGCCTTCAAAGCAAATTCGGAGAAACGAGGACTCTATCCGGGCTACACGAACGTCGGACTGCTCGGCATCGGAAACGTCGTCGAGGTGCCGGCGAATTCGTTCATGGCACTTGGCGACAACTCGCCGAACAGCGCAGACAGCCGCTACTGGGGTTTCATCCCGGACAAGGACGTCGTCGGCAAGCCGCTGTTCATCTACTATCCGCTCACGCGCCGCTGGGGCCTAGCGCGCTGA
- a CDS encoding PilT/PilU family type 4a pilus ATPase has product MSTTVHTEIMKDLLKLAVESGASDIVIKSNKPGYLRMGGRLRAVEMDPITHEQADAWVSEHVPSVFRPNWEKDGQVDFAYAAADVGRFRVNGFHQRGTVSIVLRHIKSRPPTFEELKIESDVLVKLAQAKDGILLVCGATGSGKSSTMAAMMNWINQNLDKHIVTIEDPIEYTFSDDKSVFQQREIGIDVPNFEMAIKSVLRQNPDIILIGEMRDKETFETAISAAETGHLVFSTMHAATVAQSLTRLFEFFPPEQIAQARRQIAGSLRGFICQKLVPALEGGGRFAAHEIMVADATMRNLILEGQNDKIQQLLDGGADGMSKSFNKDLYRLIKEGKISKADGLRFSPNPQALEMNLKGIFFKT; this is encoded by the coding sequence ATGAGCACAACGGTTCACACCGAAATCATGAAAGATCTGCTGAAGCTCGCCGTCGAGAGCGGCGCGAGCGACATCGTGATCAAGTCGAACAAGCCCGGCTACCTGCGCATGGGCGGCCGGCTGCGCGCGGTGGAGATGGATCCGATTACCCACGAGCAGGCGGACGCTTGGGTCAGCGAGCACGTGCCGTCGGTCTTCCGACCGAATTGGGAAAAGGACGGCCAGGTGGACTTCGCGTATGCCGCGGCGGACGTCGGGCGCTTCCGCGTGAACGGTTTTCATCAGCGTGGCACGGTCTCGATCGTGTTGCGTCATATCAAGAGCCGCCCGCCGACTTTCGAGGAGCTGAAGATCGAATCCGACGTGCTCGTGAAGCTCGCGCAGGCCAAGGACGGCATCCTGCTCGTGTGCGGCGCCACCGGCTCCGGCAAGAGCTCCACCATGGCGGCGATGATGAACTGGATTAACCAGAACCTCGACAAACACATCGTCACCATCGAGGACCCGATCGAATACACTTTCAGCGACGACAAGTCCGTCTTCCAGCAGCGCGAGATCGGCATCGACGTGCCGAATTTCGAAATGGCGATCAAATCCGTGCTGCGCCAAAATCCGGACATCATCCTCATCGGCGAAATGCGCGACAAGGAGACGTTCGAGACTGCGATCTCCGCGGCCGAGACGGGCCACTTGGTGTTCTCGACGATGCACGCCGCGACCGTCGCGCAATCGCTGACGCGCCTCTTTGAGTTTTTCCCGCCCGAGCAGATCGCGCAGGCGCGCCGTCAAATCGCTGGTTCGCTGCGCGGCTTCATCTGCCAGAAGCTCGTGCCCGCACTCGAAGGCGGCGGCCGCTTCGCGGCGCACGAAATCATGGTCGCCGATGCCACGATGCGAAACCTGATTCTCGAAGGACAGAACGACAAAATCCAACAGTTGCTCGATGGTGGCGCCGATGGCATGTCGAAGTCCTTCAACAAGGACCTCTATCGTCTCATCAAGGAGGGCAAGATCAGCAAGGCCGACGGCCTGCGCTTCTCGCCCAATCCGCAGGCGCTGGAGATGAACCTCAAGGGCATCTTCTTCAAGACGTGA
- a CDS encoding L,D-transpeptidase yields the protein MGFYRDGQLVKSYVISTSLRPPSNVKDSMGTPRGLHEIAERIGAGAPPGIVFKARVNTGRHFSEFDADEQAKNLITTRILWLRGLEAGVNAGTNAAGESVDTHGRYVYIHGTNHEDHLGKPASSGCVQMRNLDIIELYDEVRVGDLVWIED from the coding sequence ATGGGTTTCTATCGGGATGGGCAGCTGGTGAAGAGTTACGTCATATCCACCTCGCTGCGCCCGCCATCCAACGTGAAGGATTCGATGGGCACCCCGCGCGGCCTGCACGAGATCGCCGAGCGCATCGGCGCGGGCGCACCTCCGGGCATTGTCTTCAAGGCCCGTGTGAACACCGGCCGGCATTTCTCCGAGTTCGACGCCGACGAGCAGGCCAAGAACCTGATCACGACGCGCATTCTGTGGCTGCGCGGCCTCGAAGCCGGCGTGAACGCCGGCACGAACGCCGCCGGCGAGTCCGTCGACACCCACGGCCGTTACGTCTACATCCACGGCACGAATCACGAGGACCATCTCGGCAAGCCCGCCAGCAGCGGCTGCGTCCAGATGCGCAACCTCGACATCATCGAACTCTACGACGAGGTGCGCGTGGGCGATCTGGTTTGGATCGAGGATTGA
- a CDS encoding DegT/DnrJ/EryC1/StrS family aminotransferase, with amino-acid sequence MKVPFLDLKPQHQAIRDEVLAALAATYDATRFCLGKDVEDFEKGFSAKFGYTRTLGMNSGTSPLHLGSLCGGFGPGDEVITTPFTFASSCWGISYVGAKPVFVDIDPDTWCISPEAIAKAITPRTKGIVVVHIFGQPARMDEIMAIAAAHQLFVVEDCAQAVGARYKGAPVGAIGDCGTFSFYPTKNLGACGEGGAFVSKHAAVMDKAQLLRVHGSPKRYLHTEVGFNFRMDGFQGAILNIKLKHIEAYTARRRAIAALYRAGIRNPAVTLPVVPAYGESVWHQFTILHERRDALRAHLEQQGIGTDIIYPGPMHLQPCYAALGYAKGSLPVAEYTSERCVSLPIFPELTDEQVAHVIAAVNSFAG; translated from the coding sequence ATGAAAGTCCCGTTCCTCGACCTGAAGCCTCAGCATCAGGCCATTCGCGACGAAGTCCTCGCCGCGCTTGCCGCCACCTACGACGCCACGCGTTTCTGCCTCGGCAAGGATGTCGAGGATTTCGAAAAGGGGTTCAGCGCAAAGTTCGGCTACACCCGCACGCTCGGCATGAACAGCGGCACGTCGCCGCTGCACCTCGGCTCGCTTTGCGGCGGCTTCGGGCCGGGAGACGAGGTGATCACGACGCCGTTCACTTTCGCGTCGAGCTGCTGGGGCATCAGCTACGTCGGAGCGAAGCCGGTGTTCGTCGACATCGATCCGGACACCTGGTGCATCAGCCCCGAGGCGATCGCGAAGGCGATCACGCCGCGCACGAAGGGCATCGTGGTCGTGCACATCTTCGGCCAGCCCGCGCGGATGGACGAGATCATGGCCATCGCGGCGGCGCACCAGCTGTTCGTCGTCGAGGATTGCGCGCAGGCCGTCGGTGCGCGCTACAAGGGCGCGCCGGTCGGCGCCATCGGCGACTGCGGCACGTTCAGTTTCTATCCGACGAAGAACCTCGGAGCCTGCGGCGAGGGTGGGGCGTTCGTTTCGAAGCACGCCGCTGTGATGGACAAGGCGCAGCTGTTGCGCGTGCACGGTTCGCCGAAGCGTTACCTGCACACGGAGGTCGGCTTCAATTTCCGCATGGACGGCTTTCAGGGCGCGATCCTCAACATCAAGCTCAAGCACATCGAGGCTTACACCGCGCGCCGCCGGGCGATCGCCGCGCTATATCGTGCCGGCATCAGGAACCCTGCGGTCACGCTCCCGGTCGTGCCCGCCTATGGCGAGAGCGTGTGGCACCAGTTCACGATCCTGCACGAGCGCCGCGACGCACTGCGCGCGCACCTCGAACAGCAGGGCATCGGCACTGACATCATTTATCCGGGGCCGATGCACCTCCAGCCGTGCTACGCCGCGCTCGGCTACGCCAAGGGCAGCCTGCCGGTCGCGGAATACACCAGCGAGCGCTGTGTGA
- the fabD gene encoding ACP S-malonyltransferase has product MSLALLFAGQGAQKVGMGKSLYDGSVAARALYDQANQVLGWDLKQISFEGPEADLTQTKVCQPALFVHGLAVLAALKERGKLPEVTFALGLSLGEVTALTAAGVFDFATGLKVVARRGELMQQACEKSVGGMAAIIGEERAKVAELCREFDIEAANFNAPGQIIVSGEKAKVEALVAAAKDKGLKRVMPLNVAGAYHSRLMEPARAEFAQFLQSVTFNRPTFTVFTNTTGQAVSEPAQIREALVKQVVSSVLWEDCMRSAVAAGATEFWECGPGGVLAGLARRTEKAWVVKSFSELSELPA; this is encoded by the coding sequence ATGTCTCTGGCACTTCTTTTCGCAGGGCAGGGCGCCCAAAAGGTCGGCATGGGCAAGTCGCTTTACGACGGCTCGGTGGCGGCGCGCGCGCTTTACGATCAAGCCAACCAAGTGCTCGGCTGGGACTTGAAGCAAATCAGCTTCGAGGGCCCGGAGGCGGACCTCACGCAGACCAAGGTGTGCCAGCCGGCGCTGTTCGTGCACGGGCTCGCCGTCCTCGCCGCCCTGAAAGAGCGAGGCAAGTTGCCGGAAGTGACGTTCGCACTCGGCCTTAGCCTCGGCGAAGTGACGGCGCTGACCGCGGCGGGCGTTTTTGATTTTGCGACCGGCTTGAAGGTCGTGGCGCGTCGCGGCGAACTCATGCAGCAGGCCTGCGAGAAAAGCGTCGGCGGCATGGCCGCGATCATCGGCGAGGAACGCGCGAAGGTCGCCGAACTCTGCCGCGAGTTCGACATCGAGGCGGCGAATTTCAACGCGCCCGGCCAAATCATCGTTTCCGGCGAGAAGGCCAAGGTCGAAGCGCTCGTCGCGGCGGCGAAGGACAAAGGCCTCAAGCGCGTGATGCCGCTCAATGTGGCGGGAGCTTACCACAGCCGCCTGATGGAGCCGGCGCGTGCGGAGTTTGCGCAGTTCCTCCAGAGCGTCACTTTCAACCGCCCGACGTTCACCGTTTTCACCAACACCACTGGCCAGGCCGTGAGCGAGCCGGCACAGATCCGCGAGGCGCTGGTCAAACAGGTGGTGTCGAGCGTCCTTTGGGAAGATTGTATGCGCAGCGCCGTCGCAGCGGGCGCCACGGAATTCTGGGAGTGCGGCCCGGGCGGCGTCCTCGCCGGCCTCGCGCGTCGCACCGAGAAGGCGTGGGTCGTGAAATCGTTCAGCGAACTCTCCGAACTCCCCGCCTAA
- a CDS encoding aspartate-semialdehyde dehydrogenase gives MNTKSYRVGIVGATGAVGQELIGLLQSRQFPLAELRLMASARSVGRVVEFAGKKLTVIEAKPEAFEGLDLALFAAEGAIAKALAPEAVKRGCLVLDKSSAFRMREDVPLVVPEINLAATRGHRGIIASPNCSTAIALMGLYPLHRLFGVKRVFFSTYQSVSGTGADAIDELEAQTQAYAKGQPLTRSVYPYQIFQNLIPHIDSFGVDGYTGEETKMREESRKIMGLPALKVSATCVRVPVVRAHSVAVNAEFEKPVDVTAARAAIAQFEGAELVDDVTNKVYPTPLDFSRKVKCGVGRIRVDTTWDNGLALWVAGDNLWKGAALNSIQIAEAMIREGIPLRPSA, from the coding sequence GTGAATACCAAGTCCTATCGAGTCGGCATCGTCGGTGCGACGGGAGCGGTCGGTCAAGAGCTGATCGGTCTGCTCCAGTCGCGGCAGTTTCCGCTCGCGGAGCTGAGGCTCATGGCCTCCGCGCGCTCCGTGGGTCGCGTCGTCGAGTTCGCCGGGAAAAAACTCACGGTGATCGAGGCGAAGCCCGAGGCGTTCGAGGGACTCGATCTCGCGCTGTTCGCCGCCGAGGGCGCGATCGCGAAGGCGCTGGCGCCGGAAGCGGTGAAGCGCGGCTGCCTCGTGTTGGACAAGAGCTCGGCGTTCCGGATGCGCGAGGACGTCCCGCTGGTCGTGCCCGAGATCAATCTCGCGGCGACGCGCGGACATCGCGGTATCATCGCGAGCCCGAACTGCTCGACGGCCATCGCACTCATGGGCCTTTACCCGCTGCACCGGCTCTTCGGCGTGAAGCGCGTGTTCTTCTCCACCTATCAATCCGTCTCCGGCACCGGAGCCGACGCTATCGATGAACTCGAGGCGCAGACGCAGGCCTACGCCAAGGGCCAGCCGCTCACGCGCTCGGTTTATCCGTATCAGATTTTCCAGAACCTCATCCCGCACATCGACTCGTTCGGTGTCGACGGCTACACGGGCGAGGAGACGAAGATGCGCGAAGAGAGCCGCAAGATCATGGGCCTGCCGGCGCTGAAGGTCTCCGCGACCTGCGTGCGGGTGCCGGTCGTGCGCGCGCACTCCGTGGCGGTGAATGCGGAGTTCGAGAAGCCCGTCGACGTCACTGCCGCGCGCGCGGCGATTGCGCAATTCGAGGGCGCCGAGCTCGTCGACGACGTGACCAACAAGGTGTATCCGACGCCGTTGGATTTCAGCCGCAAGGTGAAGTGCGGCGTCGGTCGCATCCGCGTCGACACGACGTGGGACAACGGCCTCGCGCTCTGGGTCGCCGGCGACAACCTTTGGAAGGGCGCAGCGTTGAATTCGATCCAGATTGCGGAGGCGATGATTCGCGAAGGCATCCCGCTGCGGCCGTCGGCGTGA
- the hemC gene encoding hydroxymethylbilane synthase: MKLLLATRKSPLALAQTNMVAARFAEKLGAECELLKIVTTGDRQTDWSLIKQGGKGLFTAELEQALLRGDAHAAVHSCKDLPGENPAGLTVAGFLPRELTHDVLVLREGVTTPATIGSSSPRRQLQVAKLFPGVKFTEIRGNVDTRLKKIAQGDADATILAAAGMRRLGIHSWPGVTFRPLKFEESVPAVGQGAIAIQCRTDLAAQLAPALDAATFRNVTLERAFQAQIGGGCQVAFAAHATDDTLHFFHERAGIRRFPLTAADFAAPQQTAARILKELGF; encoded by the coding sequence ATGAAACTCCTCCTCGCCACCCGCAAAAGCCCGCTCGCACTCGCGCAGACCAACATGGTCGCCGCGCGTTTCGCCGAGAAGCTGGGCGCCGAATGCGAACTGCTCAAGATCGTCACGACCGGCGATCGCCAGACCGACTGGTCGCTGATCAAGCAGGGCGGCAAGGGGCTCTTCACCGCGGAACTCGAGCAGGCGCTCCTGCGCGGCGACGCGCACGCCGCCGTGCACAGTTGCAAGGACTTGCCGGGCGAGAATCCAGCCGGCCTCACCGTTGCCGGCTTTCTGCCGCGCGAGCTCACACACGACGTGCTCGTGCTTCGCGAGGGTGTCACGACGCCCGCGACGATCGGGTCGAGCAGCCCGCGCCGGCAGTTGCAGGTCGCGAAGCTTTTCCCGGGCGTGAAGTTCACCGAGATTCGCGGCAACGTCGACACGCGCCTGAAGAAGATCGCGCAGGGCGACGCCGACGCGACGATCCTCGCCGCCGCCGGCATGCGCCGCCTCGGCATCCACAGCTGGCCGGGCGTCACGTTCCGCCCGCTGAAGTTCGAGGAAAGCGTGCCCGCCGTCGGACAGGGCGCCATCGCGATCCAATGCCGCACCGACCTCGCCGCGCAACTGGCGCCGGCGCTCGACGCGGCGACTTTCCGCAACGTGACGCTCGAGCGCGCGTTCCAGGCGCAGATCGGGGGCGGGTGTCAGGTGGCGTTCGCGGCGCACGCGACGGACGACACGCTGCATTTTTTCCACGAGCGCGCCGGCATCCGCCGCTTCCCGCTGACTGCGGCCGACTTTGCCGCGCCGCAGCAAACCGCCGCGCGCATCCTCAAGGAGCTCGGATTCTAA
- a CDS encoding uroporphyrinogen-III synthase: MAAKSASTAPLAGRRIVITRPREQAAEWRAQLEAQGADVIELPLIQVTKHYDKQTLVEIFAELTQYEWLIFTSANGARFFFEEFLKGFDDIRALGLVRIACVGEATADVVRGLHLRVELQPKKANAEELAQAMLERESLDSAKILVVTGNLNRDVLVEKLHEARAIVDTLPIYKTEETDLAKDPVAGDFRSKGADAILFASPSAVQSFFDQAAALKLAAKAKRPLSGSIGATTTAAMKQLGLPVDFEAAQANLGSFVDALLKKL; the protein is encoded by the coding sequence ATGGCTGCGAAATCCGCCTCCACCGCGCCGCTCGCCGGCCGCCGCATCGTCATCACCCGTCCGCGTGAGCAGGCCGCTGAATGGCGTGCGCAACTCGAGGCGCAGGGTGCCGACGTGATCGAGCTGCCCCTCATCCAGGTCACCAAGCACTACGACAAGCAGACGCTGGTCGAGATTTTCGCCGAGCTCACCCAATACGAGTGGCTGATCTTCACCAGCGCGAACGGCGCGCGGTTCTTCTTCGAGGAGTTCCTGAAGGGCTTCGACGACATTCGTGCGCTCGGTCTCGTGCGCATCGCATGCGTCGGCGAGGCCACGGCGGATGTGGTGCGCGGCCTGCATTTGCGTGTGGAGTTGCAGCCGAAGAAGGCCAACGCCGAGGAACTCGCACAGGCGATGCTCGAACGCGAATCGCTCGACAGCGCAAAGATCCTCGTCGTCACCGGCAACCTCAACCGTGACGTGCTCGTGGAAAAACTCCACGAAGCGCGCGCCATCGTCGACACGCTGCCGATCTACAAGACCGAGGAGACCGATCTCGCGAAGGATCCGGTCGCGGGCGATTTCCGGTCCAAGGGCGCGGACGCGATCCTCTTCGCCAGTCCGTCCGCCGTGCAGTCGTTCTTCGACCAGGCCGCGGCGTTGAAACTCGCGGCCAAGGCGAAGCGTCCGCTCTCGGGCAGCATCGGCGCGACGACGACCGCGGCGATGAAGCAGCTCGGCCTGCCGGTGGATTTCGAGGCGGCGCAGGCCAATCTCGGTTCGTTTGTCGACGCGCTGCTCAAGAAGCTCTGA